From the Accumulibacter sp. genome, one window contains:
- a CDS encoding YhdP family protein, protein MRQEELRPAVYHRLHRLVPFVSHPAVRTGWRWAVRAALVLYFAFVLLVLGLRYLILPNIEHYRPEIERAAGQALGLSVAIGGIEASWAGLNPDLVLSDVRIADARGQPALAFSRVESVLSWSSLPRLQLRLRLLRIDEPTLHLRRDHDGRFFVAGIAVTEDDSDGGVVDWVLAQKQIRVNGATVLWEDARPGAPPLVLEDVNLALDNDGRHHRFGLTALPPAELASAIDLRGDFRGRDLENAASWKGEAFVQVDYVDLAAWRAWIDYPFALPHGRGAIRAWAGFAEGALQNLTADLSLASVNLRLARNLPELALDRLSGRVAAHFLAAGMRLDGRRVELLAQSPAPAVAADAAAAGPPEQAGGLRIEPTDFHLEWQQEKAPSASLRGSATATAVDLGVLGGLAAYLPLDPQSRRLLDDFAPRGRIGDLHASWRGSSEELQAYSLQASFADLALRPVRQFPGASGLSGSLDASEKGGAVQLRSRQVRVELPQVFPESAIALDTLHAQAKWKVSQGRLEAELSRAEFAGADAAGSAQGTYRSSPDGPGSIDLTAALTRAEATAVWRYLPAAINVDARHWVRDALLAGTASEARLILKGDLAHFPFLDRKQGQFLVTVKAQDVVLDYGTGWPPITSIDADLRFEGNGMVVQARHGTILGATLAQTRAEIPDFDAPVSTLKLKGHVAGPTAEFLKFIDQSPVAAQIDHFTEKMSARGAGRLEIGLVIPLEEARLGDSKIDGTYTFQANEVVVDPVLPPLQQVKGNLQFSERDLRVPGINATLFGGPLRITGGTESGRVRVLASGSLLVDDLRRHIGSPVLAAFAGGTAYRAEIRLRKRDVDVLVDSDLLGVSSTLPAPLGKSASEAMPLHFENGLLPAAAGGQAIVRDQVRATLGDVLSVQLVRRRKDSEAQIERGMIAIGRPAAALPERGLNVGISARSLDLDAWQSLLGGGRKSAEVAATGFPVAVDVRADELVVIGQTYTGVGVGITGITTRWRGNVESEQAIGSFQWDGSGAGRLKAHFSKWRRPDRVRSDTTSREPLKELPALDVIVDDFTIGQKRFGRLEVQAHNDGGIWRLDRIDLRNPYGSLAGSGQWQLTAGNRTQLDFALESGDVGRLLDRLGYGGTIRGGKAAMKGRIGWTGAPTELDHATLAGDIQVEASHGQFLKVDPGVGKLLGLISLQGLPRRFTFDFGDIFSEGFAFDGITGSIAVKSGVMHTDRLQISGPAARVVLSGDADLKNETQRLEVSVQPDLGSSAALGVAVINPLAGVATLLADKILQGPLSKAFSFDYLVTGRWDDPKVERLSRPPAVATTP, encoded by the coding sequence ATGCGGCAGGAGGAACTGCGCCCGGCGGTCTACCATCGCCTGCACCGTCTCGTGCCCTTCGTCTCGCATCCGGCGGTGCGCACCGGCTGGCGCTGGGCCGTGCGCGCCGCCCTCGTGCTCTACTTCGCCTTCGTGCTGCTGGTGCTTGGCCTGCGCTACCTGATCCTGCCCAACATTGAGCACTATCGGCCGGAAATCGAACGTGCGGCTGGCCAGGCGCTCGGCCTCTCGGTCGCCATCGGCGGCATCGAGGCGAGCTGGGCCGGTCTCAATCCCGATCTCGTCCTCTCCGACGTGCGCATCGCCGATGCCCGGGGCCAGCCCGCGTTGGCCTTCTCGCGCGTCGAGAGCGTGCTGTCCTGGTCCTCGCTGCCGCGGCTGCAGTTGCGCCTGCGCCTGCTGCGCATCGATGAGCCGACGTTGCATCTGCGGCGTGACCACGACGGCCGCTTCTTCGTCGCCGGCATCGCCGTCACCGAGGATGACAGCGATGGAGGTGTCGTGGACTGGGTCCTGGCGCAGAAACAGATTCGCGTCAATGGCGCAACGGTGCTCTGGGAGGACGCCAGACCCGGCGCCCCGCCACTGGTACTGGAAGACGTCAACCTGGCGCTCGACAATGACGGCCGCCACCACCGCTTCGGATTGACCGCGCTGCCGCCTGCCGAGCTGGCGTCGGCGATCGACCTGCGCGGCGACTTCCGCGGCAGGGACCTGGAGAACGCCGCCAGCTGGAAAGGGGAGGCCTTCGTCCAGGTCGACTACGTCGATCTCGCTGCCTGGCGGGCATGGATCGACTATCCTTTCGCGCTGCCGCATGGTCGTGGCGCGATACGCGCGTGGGCAGGCTTTGCCGAGGGGGCGCTGCAGAACCTCACAGCCGACCTGTCGCTCGCCAGCGTCAACCTACGGTTGGCCAGGAACCTGCCGGAACTGGCTCTGGATCGGCTCTCCGGGCGTGTCGCGGCACATTTCCTGGCCGCGGGCATGCGCCTTGACGGACGTCGCGTCGAACTCCTCGCCCAGTCGCCGGCGCCAGCGGTGGCTGCCGATGCCGCCGCAGCGGGACCGCCGGAGCAGGCAGGCGGACTGCGCATCGAGCCGACCGATTTCCACCTCGAATGGCAGCAGGAGAAGGCGCCGAGCGCTTCGCTGCGCGGCAGTGCGACGGCGACAGCGGTGGACCTCGGCGTCCTTGGCGGACTGGCCGCCTACCTGCCGCTCGACCCGCAGTCGCGCCGCCTGCTCGACGACTTCGCGCCGCGCGGCCGCATTGGCGACCTGCACGCCAGCTGGCGCGGCAGCTCCGAGGAGCTGCAGGCCTATTCGCTGCAGGCTTCGTTCGCCGACCTCGCGTTGCGACCGGTGCGGCAGTTCCCCGGCGCCAGTGGCCTGTCGGGCTCGCTCGACGCCAGCGAGAAGGGCGGTGCCGTGCAACTGCGCTCGCGGCAGGTGCGTGTCGAGCTGCCGCAGGTCTTTCCCGAGTCGGCGATCGCCCTCGACACGCTGCACGCGCAGGCGAAGTGGAAGGTCAGCCAGGGTCGGCTCGAGGCCGAGCTGTCACGTGCCGAGTTCGCCGGCGCCGACGCGGCCGGTTCGGCGCAGGGAACTTACCGCAGCAGTCCGGACGGGCCGGGCAGCATCGACCTGACGGCTGCGCTGACGCGTGCCGAAGCGACCGCGGTCTGGCGCTACCTGCCGGCGGCGATCAACGTCGATGCCCGCCACTGGGTGCGCGACGCGCTGCTGGCGGGAACCGCCAGCGAAGCCCGGCTGATCCTCAAGGGCGATCTGGCGCACTTCCCCTTTCTCGACCGCAAACAGGGACAGTTCCTCGTCACCGTCAAGGCGCAGGATGTCGTCCTCGACTACGGTACCGGCTGGCCGCCGATCACGAGCATCGATGCCGACCTGCGTTTCGAGGGCAACGGCATGGTGGTGCAGGCGCGCCACGGCACGATTCTCGGTGCGACGCTGGCGCAGACGCGGGCCGAGATCCCGGATTTCGACGCACCGGTGAGCACGCTAAAGCTCAAGGGCCACGTCGCCGGGCCAACCGCCGAGTTCCTCAAGTTCATCGACCAGAGTCCGGTGGCAGCGCAGATCGACCACTTCACCGAGAAGATGAGTGCACGCGGAGCAGGCCGGCTGGAAATCGGTCTGGTCATTCCGCTCGAGGAGGCGCGGCTCGGCGATTCGAAGATCGACGGCACCTATACGTTCCAGGCCAACGAGGTCGTCGTCGACCCTGTGCTGCCGCCGTTGCAGCAGGTGAAGGGCAACCTGCAGTTCTCGGAACGGGACCTGCGTGTCCCCGGGATCAACGCGACGCTTTTCGGCGGCCCGCTGCGCATCACCGGGGGCACCGAGTCCGGCAGGGTGCGGGTGCTGGCAAGCGGCTCGCTGCTGGTCGACGATCTGCGCCGGCACATCGGCTCGCCCGTACTCGCCGCTTTCGCCGGCGGCACCGCCTATCGCGCCGAGATCCGGTTGCGCAAGCGCGATGTCGACGTCCTGGTGGACAGTGATCTGCTTGGCGTCAGCTCGACCCTGCCGGCGCCGCTTGGCAAGTCTGCCAGCGAAGCGATGCCCCTGCATTTCGAGAACGGACTGCTGCCGGCGGCCGCTGGCGGCCAGGCCATCGTCCGCGATCAGGTCCGTGCCACCCTCGGCGACGTGCTCAGCGTGCAGCTGGTCCGCCGCAGGAAAGACAGCGAGGCACAGATCGAGCGCGGCATGATCGCGATCGGCCGGCCGGCCGCGGCGCTGCCCGAGCGCGGGCTCAATGTCGGCATCAGCGCGCGCAGCCTCGATCTGGACGCCTGGCAGAGCCTTCTCGGCGGTGGCCGGAAGAGCGCTGAGGTCGCCGCGACCGGCTTCCCGGTCGCCGTCGATGTCAGGGCTGACGAACTCGTCGTCATTGGTCAGACCTACACCGGCGTCGGTGTTGGCATCACCGGCATCACGACGCGCTGGCGCGGCAATGTCGAGTCGGAGCAGGCGATCGGCAGCTTCCAGTGGGACGGCAGCGGTGCCGGCAGGTTGAAGGCGCATTTCAGCAAGTGGCGGCGTCCCGACAGGGTGCGCAGCGATACCACCAGCCGCGAGCCGCTCAAGGAACTGCCGGCGCTCGACGTCATCGTCGATGATTTCACCATCGGGCAGAAGCGCTTCGGACGCCTCGAGGTGCAGGCGCACAACGACGGCGGCATCTGGCGCCTGGACCGCATCGATCTGCGCAACCCGTATGGCAGCCTGGCGGGCAGTGGGCAGTGGCAGCTCACTGCAGGGAACCGGACGCAGCTCGATTTCGCCCTCGAGAGCGGCGATGTCGGGCGTCTGCTCGACCGCCTCGGCTACGGTGGCACGATACGCGGCGGCAAGGCGGCGATGAAAGGCCGCATCGGCTGGACCGGCGCGCCGACCGAGCTGGACCATGCAACCCTCGCTGGCGACATCCAGGTCGAGGCAAGCCACGGCCAATTCCTCAAGGTCGATCCCGGCGTCGGCAAGTTGCTCGGGCTGATCAGCCTGCAGGGGCTGCCGCGACGCTTCACCTTCGATTTCGGCGATATCTTCAGCGAGGGTTTCGCGTTCGACGGCATCACCGGCAGCATCGCGGTCAAGAGCGGCGTCATGCACACCGATCGGCTGCAGATCAGCGGCCCAGCGGCGCGCGTCGTCCTCAGCGGCGACGCTGACCTGAAAAATGAGACGCAGCGCCTCGAAGTCAGCGTCCAGCCCGATCTCGGCAGCAGTGCGGCGCTCGGCGTGGCGGTGATCAACCCGCTGGCCGGCGTCGCGACGCTGCTCGCCGACAAGATCCTGCAGGGGCCATTGAGCAAGGCCTTCAGTTTCGACTACCTGGTCACCGGCAGGTGGGACGACCCCAAGGTGGAGCGCCTGTCGCGGCCGCCGGCGGTCGCGACGACGCCGTGA